In a single window of the Diospyros lotus cultivar Yz01 chromosome 10, ASM1463336v1, whole genome shotgun sequence genome:
- the LOC127810905 gene encoding chaperone protein dnaJ 49: MMNSNKDEALRCIAIAKEAISSGKRQCAVKFIAIARRLDPNLGVDDLLAAADNPESAFFSDYNDKKDVGSDENDADSARIIYSEEQVQLIKKIQRCRDYYEILGLEKSCSMEDMRRAYRKMSLKVHPDKNKTPGSEDAFKKVSKAFKCLSDDDSRRQYDRTGWVEEFEHSQQYNVSRRRRRRRTTEPDLFDDDLDADEMFKAFFGQSDMFQASRVYRTRTRTRTRAGNQQWDDFGRVGLNLMLLLQLLPILLILLLAYLPFSEPDYSLQKNYFYQFPKITEKHGVDFFVKSPEFDLNFPLGSPSRANIENSVIRDYGRYCHIELQRRRWRSNLPTPHCDKLQSFGVA, encoded by the coding sequence ATGATGAACAGTAACAAGGACGAAGCTTTAAGATGCATTGCCATTGCCAAGGAGGCAATTTCGTCGGGGAAAAGGCAGTGTGCGGTCAAATTCATTGCAATTGCGCGAAGACTTGACCCTAATTTAGGCGTTGATGATCTTTTGGCTGCTGCTGATAATCCAGAATCGGCGTTCTTTAGTGATTATAATGACAAAAAGGATGTGGGAAGTGATGAAAACGACGCAGATTCTGCTAGGATTATTTATAGCGAAGAACAAGTGCAATTGATTAAGAAAATTCAGAGATGTAGGGATTACTACGAGATTCTAGGTCTGGAAAAGAGTTGTTCCATGGAGGATATGAGAAGGGCGTATAGGAAAATGTCATTGAAAGTTCATCCAGATAAGAATAAGACTCCTGGCTCTGAGGATGCCTTTAAGAAAGTTAGCAAGGCCTTCAAGTGCTTGAGTGATGATGATTCGAGGAGACAGTATGATCGGACTGGATGGGTTGAGGAATTTGAGCACAGCCAGCAGTACAATGTgagcaggaggaggaggaggaggaggacaaCTGAGCCTGATTTGTTTGATGATGATCTTGATGCTGATGAGATGTTCAAGGCTTTCTTTGGCCAGTCGGACATGTTTCAAGCCTCTCGTGTTTATAGGACTAGAACTAGAACTAGAACTAGAGCGGGCAATCAACAGTGGGATGATTTTGGTAGAGTAGGGCTTAATCTGATGCTTTTGCTTCAGCTATTACCAATTTTGCTAATCTTGTTGCTTGCTTATCTACCATTCTCAGAGCCCGATTATTCTTTgcagaagaattatttttatcagTTTCCCAAGATCACTGAGAAACATGGAGtggatttttttgttaaatcacCTGAATTTGATCTGAATTTTCCACTTGGAAGTCCTTCACGAGCTAATATCGAAAATAGTGTGATAAGGGATTATGGTCGTTATTGTCACATAGAACTCCAGAGGAGGCGATGGAGAAGCAACTTGCCCACTCCTCATTGCGACAAGCTTCAAAGCTTTGGTGTAGCCTGA